In Acidobacteriota bacterium, the following proteins share a genomic window:
- a CDS encoding glycosyltransferase family 4 protein, translated as MRVGLVVFANKWTGAGAVAELTCRALRRADVDAHLLFVGGRNLERRLEGNEWAYPGLSKDRTAAQLAGNIGAIKRLADESDIVISHLPHDHFLCFTAGVHRSVPLVRAFRHPRSLRRDPYHRCLNRRISGAVLAYSALERDLPRVFSGVPVASLPVPLEDRFRPGNGSEWRDRLGIPRHAPVIGSVGKLAAGRGFDLMLDAASMLSNPAHIIIVGHGELRAGLEKQAHHLGLAERISWAGYQNEALPDLYAAMDVVLFCAPGSDWGHRSISEAQGCDRPVVAVSWPGVEDLMHQGINGRIVQPDASLVAEAADSLMADPKAMNASGSPASAVADRRFKQSGERFARFLGKVLSESRERKTSTGDG; from the coding sequence ATGCGAGTGGGTCTCGTGGTGTTCGCCAACAAATGGACCGGCGCCGGTGCCGTAGCCGAGCTGACCTGCCGTGCCCTCCGCCGCGCCGACGTCGATGCACACCTTCTCTTCGTTGGCGGGCGGAATCTGGAACGGCGACTCGAAGGCAACGAATGGGCCTATCCCGGCCTCAGCAAAGATAGAACAGCCGCGCAACTGGCTGGCAATATCGGGGCCATCAAAAGACTCGCCGACGAATCTGACATCGTCATCTCCCATCTCCCCCACGACCACTTCCTGTGTTTTACCGCCGGAGTGCATCGATCCGTTCCCCTGGTGCGAGCTTTCCGCCATCCGCGGAGTCTCCGGAGAGATCCCTACCACCGTTGTCTCAACCGGCGGATTTCCGGCGCAGTGCTCGCCTACTCCGCTCTCGAGCGAGATCTTCCGCGGGTGTTTTCGGGAGTTCCCGTCGCTTCCCTGCCGGTACCGCTCGAGGACCGGTTCCGTCCCGGCAACGGTAGCGAGTGGCGTGACCGCCTCGGGATTCCGCGACACGCTCCAGTGATTGGATCGGTGGGCAAGCTCGCAGCTGGACGAGGCTTCGATCTCATGCTCGACGCTGCTTCGATGCTCTCGAACCCGGCCCACATCATCATCGTCGGTCATGGCGAACTCCGGGCTGGACTGGAAAAACAGGCCCATCATCTCGGCCTGGCCGAACGAATCAGCTGGGCCGGATATCAGAATGAGGCACTGCCAGATCTCTATGCGGCAATGGATGTTGTTCTCTTCTGCGCTCCCGGATCCGACTGGGGCCACCGGTCCATCTCCGAAGCCCAGGGCTGTGACCGGCCAGTGGTCGCGGTTTCGTGGCCGGGCGTCGAGGACCTCATGCATCAGGGCATTAATGGTCGAATCGTCCAGCCAGACGCCTCCCTGGTGGCCGAAGCCGCCGACTCCCTGATGGCAGATCCGAAAGCCATGAATGCCTCCGGCTCACCAGCTTCAGCCGTCGCGGACCGGCGGTTCAAGCAAAGCGGGGAGCGTTTCGCACGTTTCCTCGGCAAGGTCCTCTCGGAGTCGCGTGAACGGAAAACGAGCACGGGGGACGGCTGA
- the argF gene encoding ornithine carbamoyltransferase — translation MPMTVELKGRSFLKLLDFSSEEIRHLLTLSAELKAKKKAGIRGTALEGLNIALLFEKPSTRTRCAFTVACIDEGAHPEYLGKGDIQFGKKETVADTARVLGRMFDGIEFRGYDHKTVETLAEYAGVPVWNGLTDDWHPTQFLADVLTMQEEFGDLVGQKLAYVGDGRNNVANSLMVGCAKLGMHCSIVSPGGLFPDPDLVAAVEEITSSTGGTLTVTASIDEGVARADAVYADVWASMGEEALIAERIAVLGPYKITEAMMNSTGKPGTIFLHCLPAFHNLDTEVSQQYPDIQEVEDAVFEGPQSRVFDQAENRLHTIKAVMVATLGK, via the coding sequence GTGCCAATGACGGTTGAACTCAAAGGGCGTTCATTCCTCAAGCTCCTGGATTTCTCGTCGGAGGAAATTCGCCATCTGCTGACCCTGTCGGCCGAGCTCAAGGCGAAGAAGAAGGCCGGGATCCGCGGAACCGCCCTCGAGGGGCTGAACATCGCCCTGCTTTTCGAGAAGCCTTCGACCCGGACGCGCTGCGCCTTCACCGTTGCCTGCATCGACGAGGGCGCCCATCCGGAGTACCTTGGCAAGGGCGACATCCAGTTCGGCAAGAAGGAAACGGTGGCCGACACGGCCCGGGTTCTGGGCCGAATGTTTGACGGCATCGAATTCCGCGGTTACGACCACAAGACTGTGGAGACACTGGCCGAATACGCCGGCGTGCCGGTGTGGAATGGACTCACCGACGACTGGCATCCGACCCAGTTCCTGGCCGACGTCCTCACCATGCAAGAGGAGTTCGGAGATCTGGTCGGCCAGAAGCTCGCCTACGTCGGTGATGGACGCAACAATGTCGCCAACTCGTTGATGGTGGGCTGCGCCAAGCTCGGCATGCATTGCAGCATCGTGTCCCCGGGAGGGCTGTTCCCGGACCCCGACTTGGTGGCCGCAGTGGAGGAGATCACGTCATCGACCGGCGGCACGCTGACCGTGACCGCCTCCATCGACGAAGGTGTGGCCAGAGCCGACGCCGTCTATGCGGACGTCTGGGCCTCGATGGGAGAGGAGGCACTCATCGCCGAACGGATTGCGGTGCTCGGTCCGTACAAGATTACCGAGGCGATGATGAATTCTACAGGAAAGCCAGGTACGATTTTCCTCCACTGCCTGCCCGCATTCCACAATCTGGATACCGAGGTCTCGCAGCAGTACCCCGACATCCAGGAGGTCGAGGACGCGGTCTTCGAAGGGCCTCAATCGCGGGTCTTCGACCAGGCCGAAAACCGGTTGCACACCATCAAGGCGGTGATGGTAGCGACTCTTGGGAAATGA
- a CDS encoding saccharopine dehydrogenase NADP-binding domain-containing protein — protein sequence MNRVVVFGAGLVVRAHVRYLLDHGFHVTVASRTVSKAEDILDGHPNGTPIAFDITTEPERLEAIIADHDVAVSLLPWQFHPQVARACLNQGKHMVTTSYVKDDMKALDAEAREKGVILFNELGVDPGIDHMTAMKVIDRVQDEGGEVTTFQSYCGGLPAPEANDNPYGYKFSWSPRGVLLAGLNDARYRRDGEVVEVPGEQLFDHVWPVTVEIEGVETDLEGYPNRDSMPYTEPYGIDPRDVMFRGTLRFPGWCAAMKQVARIGWLRTDGIGGLRGKTFAGLTALLIGAEDASDIKNEVASKLGIAADGPEISKMEWLGLLSDEPLPEGPTAPVDILTAHMLDRMSYNEGERDMLVLQHTFVAEFPDRTENVTSTMIDFGIPGGDSSMNRTVGLPAAVAVRFILEGKFDEPGVQVPVMKSFYEPALEELQRLGIQFSEDVKRV from the coding sequence ATGAACAGAGTCGTAGTCTTCGGAGCCGGGCTGGTGGTGCGCGCCCACGTTCGTTATCTGCTCGATCATGGATTTCACGTCACCGTCGCGAGCCGCACGGTCAGCAAGGCCGAGGACATCCTCGATGGCCATCCCAACGGCACACCGATAGCGTTCGACATCACGACCGAGCCGGAAAGGCTCGAGGCGATCATCGCCGACCACGACGTGGCGGTGAGCCTCCTTCCCTGGCAGTTCCACCCGCAGGTGGCACGGGCCTGCCTCAACCAGGGCAAGCACATGGTGACCACCTCGTACGTCAAGGACGACATGAAGGCGCTCGACGCCGAGGCTCGGGAAAAGGGCGTGATTCTTTTCAACGAGCTCGGGGTGGATCCCGGAATCGACCACATGACGGCGATGAAGGTCATCGACCGGGTGCAGGACGAAGGCGGCGAGGTCACGACCTTCCAGTCGTATTGCGGCGGCCTTCCGGCGCCCGAAGCCAACGACAACCCCTACGGCTACAAGTTCTCCTGGAGCCCGCGCGGCGTGCTGCTGGCCGGCCTCAACGATGCGCGGTATCGCCGCGACGGTGAGGTGGTCGAGGTGCCGGGTGAGCAGCTCTTCGATCACGTGTGGCCGGTGACGGTCGAGATCGAAGGTGTCGAGACCGATCTCGAGGGTTATCCCAACCGTGACAGCATGCCCTACACGGAGCCCTACGGCATCGATCCACGCGATGTCATGTTCCGCGGCACTCTGCGATTCCCGGGTTGGTGTGCGGCGATGAAGCAGGTGGCGCGAATCGGCTGGCTTCGGACCGACGGCATCGGTGGCCTGCGAGGCAAGACCTTTGCAGGCCTGACCGCCCTTCTAATCGGCGCCGAGGACGCGTCGGACATCAAGAATGAGGTGGCGTCGAAGCTGGGGATTGCGGCCGACGGCCCCGAGATCTCCAAGATGGAGTGGCTCGGCCTCCTGAGCGACGAACCGCTTCCGGAGGGCCCGACGGCGCCGGTGGATATCCTCACGGCCCACATGCTCGACAGGATGTCGTACAACGAGGGCGAGCGCGACATGCTGGTGCTCCAGCACACCTTCGTCGCCGAGTTCCCGGATCGTACCGAGAACGTCACCTCGACCATGATCGACTTCGGCATCCCCGGCGGCGACTCGTCGATGAATCGCACGGTCGGCCTGCCTGCGGCGGTGGCGGTGCGCTTCATCCTCGAAGGCAAGTTCGACGAGCCCGGCGTGCAGGTGCCAGTGATGAAGAGCTTCTACGAACCGGCGCTGGAAGAGCTCCAGCGCCTCGGTATCCAGTTCAGCGAAGACGTCAAGAGAGTTTGA